The following are from one region of the Candidatus Bathyarchaeota archaeon genome:
- a CDS encoding xanthine dehydrogenase family protein molybdopterin-binding subunit: MAVKAKRYVGDLTKFASQMKAMGSTADMKYITQRVEDVNGPAIVTGTPNFTYNMEMPGQLIIKFKTSLYAHANIKVDTSKAKTVQGVVLVLKGDDPEMEGTTLLGDQPFLALGKVRYSGEPLALVAAETEEAADDAVGLIEVDYDELPAVIDPEDACSQNPTAIPHEPAPEAVPGRPNVFYYIPLRYKDVDAAFADSDVIHEATYKMPNDPHGAICPQVGVAAWDGTDHMHVWGDVQNIHPLPWPLSAVYAGLPQNQVTFHGPEICAAGFGSKNLGGGCFYAAFVTKLTRRPSICVFDRKMSLAWTSRPPWTWKVKIGAKNDGTFTGYEATSYYIGPYARFLGGGGLSERARNGIAGTYRWQAVKYDGYSGYSNTQNTLSYRGFSSPETCFAVELAISELANKLGMDQVEIRLKNALKEGERDAVNEIKRSMGFEGVLKTTKRMMDEWGPKPADEGPIKYGRGICGGNKYTQGGMMTNQVFLRVRANGLVDIICDSMDLGHGMNTVWRQFVAETMNIPIERINKVEVNTDIVPHTSNSYSSMATFHGGYAIIDAANNAKKKIEELSGKSYNPDDWSGIGDPFVVDGGIYAPDDYLLGNIDPETSQCLGPHYRMVLFHSHQAAAFEVAVNTDTGELCVTKAVMGADPIPANTTNLEAQIEGAGLVMGMGTATTEERWMDKGIILGDSFLYWPMPTVTCTPKLADITTVIEPVWGEAHGENPRINGPFGVKGCAEGVQAPVAQTILMAISDAIGVQLREIPATPDKILKVLGKA, from the coding sequence ATGGCAGTTAAAGCTAAACGTTATGTAGGAGATTTAACTAAATTCGCAAGCCAAATGAAAGCGATGGGTTCAACAGCCGATATGAAATATATAACCCAACGTGTTGAAGACGTCAATGGACCTGCGATAGTCACAGGTACGCCAAACTTTACATACAATATGGAAATGCCAGGACAACTGATTATCAAGTTCAAGACGAGCCTATATGCTCATGCAAACATCAAAGTCGATACAAGCAAAGCCAAGACAGTCCAAGGTGTAGTATTAGTACTTAAAGGAGATGACCCTGAAATGGAAGGGACCACCCTATTAGGTGACCAACCATTCCTTGCTTTGGGAAAAGTACGCTACTCTGGAGAGCCTTTAGCACTTGTAGCCGCTGAGACTGAGGAGGCAGCTGACGATGCAGTTGGTCTAATCGAAGTAGATTATGATGAGTTGCCTGCAGTTATAGACCCTGAAGATGCTTGTAGCCAGAACCCAACAGCCATACCACATGAGCCAGCGCCAGAGGCAGTACCAGGACGACCTAATGTGTTCTACTATATACCTTTAAGATACAAAGATGTTGATGCGGCTTTTGCGGATTCCGATGTGATCCACGAAGCCACCTATAAGATGCCAAATGACCCACACGGAGCCATTTGTCCGCAGGTTGGAGTTGCCGCATGGGATGGAACCGATCACATGCATGTTTGGGGTGATGTGCAGAACATTCATCCATTGCCGTGGCCATTGTCAGCAGTATATGCTGGGTTACCACAGAACCAGGTCACATTCCACGGTCCAGAAATATGTGCAGCAGGTTTCGGTAGTAAGAACCTTGGTGGCGGATGCTTCTATGCAGCTTTTGTAACAAAGTTGACTCGCAGACCATCTATATGCGTATTTGATAGGAAGATGTCTCTAGCTTGGACTTCCAGGCCTCCTTGGACATGGAAGGTTAAGATAGGAGCCAAGAACGATGGTACATTTACAGGCTATGAAGCAACCTCATATTATATCGGTCCATACGCTAGATTCCTTGGCGGAGGTGGATTATCCGAGAGAGCTAGGAACGGAATCGCAGGTACTTATAGATGGCAGGCAGTTAAATACGATGGATATTCCGGTTATTCGAATACGCAAAACACGCTCTCATATAGAGGTTTCAGTTCTCCAGAGACATGCTTTGCAGTGGAGTTAGCTATAAGCGAATTGGCCAACAAACTAGGCATGGATCAAGTGGAGATAAGACTAAAGAACGCCCTTAAAGAAGGAGAGAGAGACGCTGTAAACGAGATTAAGCGCAGCATGGGATTCGAGGGAGTGCTGAAGACAACAAAGAGGATGATGGACGAGTGGGGTCCGAAGCCAGCTGACGAAGGTCCAATAAAGTATGGCAGAGGTATCTGTGGAGGAAACAAGTATACACAAGGAGGAATGATGACAAACCAAGTGTTCCTAAGAGTTAGGGCCAACGGTCTTGTAGACATAATATGTGACAGTATGGATCTAGGGCACGGAATGAATACTGTCTGGAGGCAGTTTGTCGCTGAAACCATGAACATACCGATAGAAAGGATCAACAAAGTAGAAGTCAACACAGATATTGTACCACATACGAGCAACTCATACTCCAGTATGGCCACGTTCCACGGCGGTTATGCTATAATAGATGCAGCAAACAATGCAAAGAAGAAGATTGAGGAACTATCTGGCAAATCATACAACCCTGATGACTGGAGCGGTATTGGTGATCCATTCGTCGTTGATGGTGGAATATATGCACCTGACGACTATCTATTAGGCAATATCGACCCTGAGACATCGCAATGTCTTGGACCGCATTACAGAATGGTTCTATTCCACAGCCACCAGGCAGCCGCATTTGAAGTAGCTGTCAACACAGATACCGGGGAATTATGCGTAACAAAGGCCGTTATGGGAGCCGATCCTATTCCAGCAAACACTACAAACCTTGAGGCCCAGATAGAGGGCGCAGGTTTGGTTATGGGAATGGGAACCGCGACAACAGAGGAAAGATGGATGGACAAAGGCATTATCTTGGGAGATTCGTTCTTGTATTGGCCAATGCCGACGGTCACTTGTACGCCTAAATTGGCGGACATAACGACGGTTATTGAGCCAGTCTGGGGTGAAGCCCACGGAGAAAATCCAAGAATCAACGGTCCATTCGGAGTTAAAGGCTGTGCAGAGGGAGTGCAAGCTCCAGTAGCACAAACAATTTTGATGGCCATATCCGATGCTATAGGTGTACAGCTAAGAGAAATACCTGCAACGCCAGATAAAATACTGAAAGTACTGGGGAAAGCATGA
- a CDS encoding (2Fe-2S)-binding protein codes for MSKLKQGKVSRRGFVKGAVAGLIVGAAATYGATQIAMPGKPVAPAVEPTDGEMVSYTLNGNPVILWVNSRWTLAHIIRNEFAMKGTSLGCNLGECGSCTVLMNGIAVPSCMVLAIDADGATIETVEGLASGGELHPIQKAFIKNRGFQCGFCTPGFMMATKGLLDKNPNPTEDEMRDALSGNICRCTGYVRIMESAMEAAEAA; via the coding sequence ATGAGTAAATTAAAACAAGGTAAGGTATCACGACGAGGCTTTGTCAAGGGAGCTGTAGCTGGTCTTATCGTAGGAGCAGCTGCAACTTACGGAGCAACTCAAATAGCTATGCCAGGGAAACCAGTAGCTCCAGCCGTCGAACCAACCGATGGCGAGATGGTGTCGTACACACTTAACGGGAATCCGGTGATTTTATGGGTAAATTCCCGATGGACATTAGCTCATATCATAAGGAATGAGTTTGCCATGAAAGGTACTTCATTAGGCTGCAATCTAGGAGAATGCGGTTCTTGTACCGTATTGATGAATGGTATAGCGGTTCCTTCATGCATGGTCCTTGCAATTGATGCAGATGGTGCAACAATTGAAACGGTTGAAGGATTAGCAAGCGGTGGAGAGCTACATCCAATCCAGAAAGCTTTCATCAAGAATAGAGGATTCCAGTGTGGTTTCTGTACACCTGGATTCATGATGGCAACCAAAGGATTGCTTGACAAAAATCCAAATCCAACCGAGGACGAAATGAGAGACGCATTATCAGGCAATATCTGCAGATGTACGGGATACGTTAGAATTATGGAATCAGCAATGGAGGCAGCGGAAGCTGCATAG
- a CDS encoding Ni/Fe hydrogenase subunit alpha: protein MVEREIKIPVTRIEGHARITITLDDNENVADAKFHVIQLRGFEKFCEGRPLWEMPVITSRICGICPISHSLASAKAGEAILGIEIPGPAKKLRMLLHMGQIIQSHALSIFYLSLPDLLLGYDYDIRKRNLIGLLECKPELAKKGLRLRKFGQEIIENLSGRRVHPKYSILGGVSKSLDQGSRLKLSKQIDNIIYDIKECLKIIKNACFEQEHKVAISTYFMSLVSKDNGLEFYDGKLKIKDYNGEVVDGNYDPNDYLSIIGERVEDWSYLKFPYYKGAGFPKGSLIVGPLGRLNVADKISTPMADEEFSEFKKLKKDGVINEMIYYHYARIIEMLYAAEMTKKLLADDEIVSKNTWKNSKEIKNTEGVGIIEAPRGSVLHHYLVDDDGAINKINLIVATAFNNMAMNLAIKEIALKTIKNGKLNKGILNHIEAAIRCFDPCLSCSTHMVGRTFSFIQLLSSEGKVIDEIPRKVA, encoded by the coding sequence ATGGTAGAAAGAGAAATAAAAATCCCTGTGACCAGAATCGAAGGACATGCAAGGATTACAATTACTTTAGATGATAATGAGAATGTAGCCGATGCTAAATTCCATGTAATCCAATTGAGGGGGTTTGAAAAATTCTGTGAGGGAAGACCATTATGGGAAATGCCAGTAATAACTTCAAGAATTTGTGGGATATGCCCAATTAGCCACAGTCTTGCATCAGCAAAAGCTGGAGAAGCGATACTAGGAATAGAGATTCCTGGGCCTGCAAAAAAACTTCGCATGCTACTTCATATGGGTCAGATAATTCAATCCCATGCTTTGAGTATATTTTATCTCTCTCTTCCTGACCTTTTACTTGGTTATGATTATGATATTAGAAAAAGAAATCTAATAGGTCTACTTGAATGTAAACCCGAATTGGCAAAGAAGGGATTGAGACTTAGAAAGTTCGGTCAAGAAATCATTGAAAACCTCTCAGGAAGAAGAGTGCACCCAAAATATTCGATTCTAGGTGGAGTCAGTAAATCACTTGACCAAGGTAGTCGTTTAAAATTATCTAAACAAATAGATAATATTATTTATGACATAAAAGAATGCCTTAAAATAATTAAAAATGCCTGCTTTGAACAAGAGCACAAAGTCGCAATATCAACGTACTTCATGAGTTTAGTGAGTAAAGATAATGGACTAGAGTTTTATGATGGCAAACTTAAAATCAAAGATTATAATGGCGAAGTGGTAGATGGAAATTATGATCCAAATGACTATCTATCTATCATAGGAGAAAGGGTCGAAGATTGGTCTTATTTAAAATTCCCTTATTATAAAGGTGCTGGCTTCCCAAAAGGATCACTCATAGTAGGTCCTTTAGGAAGACTTAACGTTGCAGATAAGATTTCAACACCTATGGCTGATGAAGAGTTTAGTGAATTTAAAAAACTTAAAAAGGACGGTGTAATAAACGAAATGATTTACTACCACTATGCAAGAATAATTGAAATGCTATATGCAGCGGAGATGACAAAAAAACTCTTGGCTGATGATGAAATAGTCTCAAAGAACACTTGGAAAAATTCAAAGGAAATTAAGAATACAGAGGGAGTGGGTATTATAGAGGCTCCGAGAGGATCTGTTCTTCATCACTATTTAGTTGATGATGATGGAGCCATAAATAAGATTAATCTAATCGTTGCCACGGCTTTTAACAATATGGCTATGAATTTAGCAATAAAAGAGATCGCATTAAAGACTATTAAAAACGGAAAACTGAATAAAGGAATATTAAATCATATAGAAGCTGCGATACGCTGCTTTGATCCATGCTTGTCTTGCTCGACGCATATGGTTGGGCGAACTTTCTCATTTATTCAACTTTTATCATCTGAAGGAAAAGTAATTGATGAGATACCACGAAAAGTAGCATAA
- a CDS encoding NADP oxidoreductase, with amino-acid sequence MNKVKVSTLWLSGCSGCHMSLLDIDEKLVNLLEKIEIVKSPIIDVKEYPNADVGIVEGAISTEEDIEQVKKLRDNCKILVAIGDCSCFGGITSYRNLFDKEDLLSRVFIEAESNYEGKVPKSRYIPPFLEKAKAISNVVNVDCYVPGCPPDSNTILYVFSELLKGKIPILPSEMASFE; translated from the coding sequence ATTAATAAAGTAAAAGTTTCCACATTATGGTTATCAGGTTGCTCAGGATGCCATATGTCACTTCTAGATATCGATGAAAAGTTGGTCAATCTTTTAGAAAAAATAGAGATAGTAAAATCACCAATAATAGATGTAAAAGAGTACCCAAATGCAGATGTAGGAATAGTAGAGGGAGCGATATCTACTGAGGAAGATATAGAACAAGTCAAAAAATTACGGGATAATTGCAAAATACTTGTGGCGATAGGAGATTGCTCATGCTTTGGAGGAATAACCTCCTATAGAAATCTGTTCGATAAAGAAGATTTGCTATCGAGGGTATTCATAGAAGCTGAAAGCAATTATGAGGGTAAAGTACCGAAATCTAGATACATTCCCCCATTTTTGGAGAAGGCCAAAGCAATCAGTAATGTTGTAAATGTAGATTGTTATGTTCCTGGATGTCCGCCTGATTCTAATACAATACTTTACGTATTCAGTGAATTATTGAAAGGGAAGATTCCTATCTTGCCAAGTGAAATGGCAAGTTTTGAATGA
- a CDS encoding molybdopterin-dependent oxidoreductase — protein MSEIKLTIDGKKVKGRKGNTVLDVCLANCINIPTLCHLKGLTPIGACRLCVVEIEGEKKLNTACTYPARDGLVVTTNSKGLYNYRRKILEFLFAEKNHYCMFCEKSDDCELQKLAYEFQLYNIPLTMLNPKLSMDSSHEYLILDHNRCLACGRCIRACDEIVGLHALDFSERGAKTLVTPGLKDALDKSSCIGCGLCMQVCPTGAIYDKYSSFKFNRKDCEKIKTICQECSVLCPIEVYAKDGKAVRIESTNLEDPRTQLCKAGRFDLIYNEHHRILKPMVRVNREFKECSMEEVLELVANKIKSFKDSSEIAFMISSKYNNETLEFFQKFANEILVAKNVDTLDGYYYRTISNMREYLMERSELTINDIENADCILLFGFNSKAQNPIHSKIIKAVRFNNAKLLVIDSVENPLGYMADVWLKPKLTSECILLAILQILQGNKVSAHDIAGEYDEKYEKVKKLIEIAKKAKNCILIFGEEFVRIGGSEALEAISRIIHKNHETDNKFGVISIKPSSNSLGSWLKRIPSTSEFSDKIKMAYLLLGDDDCLNSDLKSKLRKVDFLVIHGAYYSPITSLAHVLIPATTWLERSGSLVSSDGKEQLVNKILEKPTDIEDEIHVMTRISRMLNKETDILQLKAIELMTKKASANLQSTLKHYQDKIG, from the coding sequence TTGAGTGAGATAAAGCTAACAATCGACGGAAAGAAAGTTAAAGGAAGAAAAGGAAACACTGTTCTAGATGTTTGTCTAGCCAATTGTATAAATATTCCAACTCTTTGTCATCTGAAGGGATTGACACCGATTGGTGCATGTCGACTTTGTGTTGTTGAAATTGAAGGCGAGAAAAAACTGAATACCGCTTGCACTTATCCAGCAAGGGATGGTCTTGTAGTTACAACCAATTCAAAGGGATTGTATAATTACCGACGAAAGATATTGGAATTTTTGTTTGCAGAGAAAAACCATTATTGTATGTTTTGTGAGAAGAGCGATGATTGCGAGTTACAAAAGCTCGCATATGAATTTCAGCTTTATAATATTCCGCTTACAATGCTTAATCCGAAGTTATCGATGGATTCAAGCCATGAATATTTAATTTTAGACCATAATCGTTGTTTAGCTTGTGGCAGATGTATTAGAGCATGTGATGAAATAGTTGGTCTACATGCACTGGATTTTTCTGAAAGAGGAGCTAAAACATTAGTTACTCCTGGATTGAAAGATGCTCTTGATAAATCTTCTTGCATCGGTTGTGGTCTTTGTATGCAAGTATGCCCTACTGGGGCCATATACGATAAGTATTCCTCTTTTAAGTTTAACCGCAAAGATTGTGAAAAGATAAAAACTATTTGTCAAGAATGTAGTGTTTTATGTCCTATAGAGGTATACGCAAAAGATGGCAAAGCAGTTAGAATAGAATCCACAAATCTTGAAGATCCAAGAACTCAATTATGTAAAGCAGGAAGATTTGATTTAATTTACAATGAACATCACAGAATTTTAAAGCCAATGGTCAGAGTAAATAGAGAGTTCAAAGAATGCTCCATGGAAGAGGTATTAGAATTAGTAGCTAATAAAATAAAATCATTTAAAGATAGCTCTGAAATTGCATTTATGATTTCGAGTAAATATAATAACGAAACTCTCGAATTCTTCCAAAAGTTTGCAAATGAAATTTTAGTAGCTAAAAACGTGGATACTTTAGATGGTTATTATTATAGGACCATTTCTAATATGCGAGAATATTTGATGGAGCGTTCAGAATTAACCATTAACGACATTGAGAATGCAGATTGTATTCTATTATTTGGCTTTAATTCAAAAGCACAAAATCCTATTCATTCTAAGATCATAAAAGCAGTCCGGTTTAACAATGCAAAATTATTAGTTATAGACTCTGTTGAGAATCCATTGGGATATATGGCAGATGTATGGTTAAAGCCAAAATTAACTAGCGAGTGTATATTACTTGCTATTCTACAGATTTTACAGGGCAATAAAGTAAGTGCGCATGATATTGCGGGCGAATATGATGAAAAATACGAAAAAGTAAAAAAATTAATTGAAATAGCTAAAAAGGCAAAGAATTGCATCCTAATCTTCGGTGAAGAATTCGTCAGAATCGGCGGTTCTGAGGCATTAGAAGCGATATCTAGGATTATTCATAAAAATCATGAGACAGATAATAAATTTGGAGTAATTTCGATTAAACCAAGTTCTAACAGCCTCGGTTCATGGCTCAAAAGAATTCCAAGTACCAGTGAGTTCTCAGATAAGATAAAGATGGCTTATTTATTATTAGGGGACGATGATTGTTTAAATAGCGATTTAAAATCAAAACTCAGAAAAGTAGATTTTTTAGTTATACATGGCGCATATTATTCTCCTATAACTTCATTAGCACATGTATTAATACCTGCTACTACATGGCTGGAGAGGAGCGGAAGTCTAGTAAGTTCAGATGGTAAAGAGCAATTAGTAAATAAAATCTTAGAAAAGCCTACAGATATTGAAGACGAAATCCATGTAATGACTAGAATTTCAAGAATGTTAAACAAAGAAACCGATATTCTACAGTTAAAGGCAATTGAGCTTATGACAAAAAAGGCCAGTGCAAATTTACAATCTACGCTTAAACATTATCAAGATAAAATTGGCTAA